Within the Miscanthus floridulus cultivar M001 chromosome 2, ASM1932011v1, whole genome shotgun sequence genome, the region TTGTGCTCTCTTTCTTGGATCCTCTTCACCAGGCATGGATATCAGGATATATGCTCTCCAACCTCAAATGCCCCATGTCTATCTTCGGTGCCACCTCTGTCGCTAGAGCCATTGTCGTCCACTATGGCCAACCCAAGTCCAAAACCATTATGACCATGATGCTATTGCCGCCATTCCTGCCCAACCACCATTGTGGATGCCGCCCTAATGCCTTGCAGACCTTCCTCGCTCTACATCTCTCTATAGCCTAGAACTACTCCTATACACTGTTCGTCCAAATGGTTGTTTAGCACGTTTATACACCGTTTGAACGTTGCACGACTGTGTGACGTATTCGTTTAATCGGATGTTTTGCCCGCTTAAGTGGCTATTTAGACTGAATAATGACTAAATAGCAAGCGACTCACTGTTTATCATTTAGCGTTTAGGACAACACTATACCCCCACAAAAGTATGGATTAAAATTCAATACCAAACCTAAAATCCTAACCTTGAACCTCAAGAGAGAGTTGATGGGTTGGAGACTCCAGCAGCCAGAATATCGTCTCCAATGGTGACATTCGGAATTTGGAGACAAATAAATCGCAAAATTCTAAGAAGCAATTTGTCTTCTCCATGTAGTTCACAATTGGTCAAACTTTTCCGCAATAATTTGCGTGTCAATGCAGATGTCTATGATCTTAAGGTATATATGTATTTTTGTCGCTGATTTTGTGAGTGCACTTTTCAGAAAGTGTGTATTGGTACACCATAACACTAGCTAGTATTCATCACACAGATCTTCACTGATAGGCGCGATAGCTTGCTAGGCAGTCTTTGCACGTGCGCGCGCGGAAAGATCAGATTGACCTCGTCGCGAGATATGGCGCAGGCATGTATATGGCGCTAGATCCACGGAGACCCGTACGTCGTGGGTCTCCCGTCGATCCCGTTGTGGGAGAAAGGTAAAGCCGTGGAAGATTACGCTGGCTGATCAAGTCTTGACTCTCGACGAGACCGGCCGGGAAGCTACAGTGACACGCCGCGCCGATGGATGTTCGCCGGGCCGGGGcgtccgccgtcgccgtcgccgtcgtcgtcgcgtaGCAGCAACGTCGCCGTCGAGAGAACGACACTCCAGTGTCCCGTATATTGCTCCGATCGATGCCGTTGCTGTCGCTTGAATAGTTGAATAGATAGATACCTATGCTGCTCCTGTCGGAAATTCGAACGAAATGCTGGACGCAGCCGCAACGGAACAAATACTGCTCCATCCGTAGGTGCGTGCTCTGAAGCAGCACCCGTCGTCGCCGACAACGACGACGCAGCAGTAGAATTGTAGAAACTTCAATTCGTTCCTGTCCGCATTGTCTGTCCACACACAAGAGAGATATACTGACGATCGGACATGGATGTGAAGAAAACAAGCTGTATGTATCTTGGTACATGTATTCGCAAAACAAAACGATCGCTTCATGAACCATGATGAATCCAGGAGCAGCAAAATATGTATGGATCGTACAGTGAGTCATGGAGGATACAGAGGCACGCATGACCATTCGCTGCCTCACCAAATGTCGGCGCCTAACCGGCCTATACGGTAGTATAGATCTTACGTACGATACTATATACACACACGCGGGCACATTATGCAATACTGAAAGATTCCTACACCCCGGTACACGACGACACGTACGTACGACGTGACACGCAGGTGTCCTGCCGGACCAATCGTCGAAGATCCATCAAGGCAGCTTGGAGGACGCGCTCCTCCGCCGGGACCCAGCGCCGGCGCCCTTGACCTCGGCGCGGATCTTCGCCGAGATGGCGTTCCTGCCAGCAATGGGCGCGGTGGCGGGCCAGAGCCCGACGGTGACGGCCATGTCCTTGAGCCCCTGCAGCTTCTCGAGCGCCTCGACGACGGCGACCATCCTTGGCCGGTCCCGCGGCTGCTGCGCCGTGCACTGCACGGCGAGCTGCGCGACGGCGCGCGCGCCCTTGACGGAGTAGTGGCCCGCCAGCCGCTGGTCCATGATGCAGCGCAGCCGGCGGCTGCCGCCGCTGAGGTAGGGGCGGGTCCAGTCGACGAGCTTCACCTGCTGCTCCGCGTGCGCGGTGCGGCCCCGGACGTGCTCCATGGCGCGGCGGCCCGTGAGGAGCTCCAGGAGCACcacgccgaagctgtacacgtcgctcTTCAGGTTCAGGTGGCCCGTCTGCACGTACTCGGGCGCCGCGTACCCGTGGGTGCCCATCACCCGGGTCGTCACGTGCGTGTCCTCGCCCTCGGGACCCATCTTGGCGAGGCCGAAGTCCGACAGCTTCCCGGTGAAGTCGGAGTCGAGGAGGATGTTGGAGGCCTTGAAGTCCCGGTAGATCACCGGCGTGTTGGCGGCGTGGAGGAAGGCAAGGCCCTTGGCGGCGCCGATCGCCACCTTCAGCCGGGTGCCCCACGGCAGCGTCGCCGAGATCCCTGCAGAGTGCAGACACGATCGAGATCGAGGTGAGCAAGTCAAGTCAAGTCAAGTCGGTGGCTCCTGAAGAGAGCAACACACCATGGTGACCAGGGACACCTACTCCTGAAGAGGTGGTTCTCGAGGCTTCCGCGCGGCATGAACTCGTAGACGAGCAGGCGCTCCTCGTCCTCGCAGCAGTAGCCGAGCAGGCGGACGAGGTGCGGGTGCCGGAACTGGCCCAGGAAGATGACCTCGGCGAGCCACTCCCGGTGGCCCTGGAAGCCCGCGGCGTTGAGCTGCTTGACGGCGACGGGCTGGGCGTCGAGACCGGGGCGCATGCCGGCGTCCACGAAGCCCTTGTACACGGCGCCGAAGCCGCCCTCGCCCAGCAGGAAGCTGCTGGAGAAGTCGTGCGTCACGCcgcggagctcgccgaggccgaaCGAGTGCAGCTGCAGCGGGCCCGCTATCTCCCCGCCGCCCTGTTGCTGCTTCACGCTGCCGTCCTTGTccgccatggtggtggtggtggtggccgacgACGCCGGGCTGTTGACCAGCGATGAGAGCCGCCGGAAGGACGCCAGCCGACGCGAAAGCTCCGACTGCTGCGGCCGGCACCGCGCCAGCCCGTCGGGGGCCACCGccgcgtcctccgccgcgcagcACTTGGTGGCCGACGCCAGCACCGGCCTCCACGGCTTCGGCATCGTAGTCGTGCGTGTGTGAGCTAGCTAAACAGCTGTGCCGCGCCGGAAGTAGCTAGCGTGCGTGTGAGCAGGTGGAGGGAATGAGCTCAGGTACGTACGGCGGGACGGGAGGAGAGTAGATGGATGCCAATGGAGAGAGTGGCACGGGAGGCGTGGGGATCATATAGGAAGAGGGGTGGAAAAGGGAGGAGGCCGAGCCGCCGAGGGCGCCAACCGTTCCAACACAGCACAGCACCCAACTGCTCCGAACCACTCCCCCGATTCAGGCAATTGTGCGCTTATGGCAGCATGGGCCTCGCCTTTTGCGTGCACTGCTCAGCACTGGCTTGTCTCTTGCTCACCTCTAGCACTCCCCGGCCGCTCCAATTGTTTGATGTGATCATCGTCGTCGAGCAAGAGACGTGGAATTCTGCAGAAAGTGCAGAGGATATTTTCGATGAAGCGTATACATACCGCACCTTTTTACATTGACAATTTCCCTTTTCCCGTAAAAGGAATGACAACTTATTACGAAGACCCACGTATCCCAATCAGTAGggatagtgaaaatgagaagtGGAAAACCCATGTTTACTAGGGGctagtttttttaaaaaagattTCCTCGTATTTTTGGGTAAAGCAGAAAATGAAAATATGTCAGTCAAAACGAAAACAATTTTAGGCTCTTTCAAAATTCCAAGTCTTGCCATGTTTCATCAATTATTTATCAACATACCCTTTTTCCTTCCCACACACAACCGAACTCTATTTTTCTATTTATTTGATTAATGTTCAAACTACCGTTCAGATTATCTCGATTTTATTACAATTTGACAATTCACAGATAACCACTTTTTGAAGCCTAGTTTCCAACAATTTTCCTTTCTATAATACAACTTTCTATGCCTCTAAAAAATGTTTCTGAAATATAGATTTGACACTCCTATATTTGTACGACGTCGCACTATTTTAGTGGCTTTGTTAAGGATTATTGGTTGACTTAAATGGGTGTTTTCGATCAGACTTTTTTGTTTTTTCGTAATACATGTTAATTCATTTTCGATAATATGTTTGTATTTGGTTATGTTTTTTAGAAAGAAATTGTAGATCTAAGAACCTTTTCCAATCACCTTCTACCATTTTCATGCTTACTAGTCAACCAACCCACTAATCCCATGCGCACTCGTACTCTTATGTGTTGCTATGACACGTTGAATAGATTGGATACCATAGTGTGAATGAGTATTTATCTAATACACGTAGTCTAAAgcatttttttaaaattaaatcGAACCATTGAAGCTATATATAATAGCACAATGGTTCTAGGGCTGTTGTTTCCAATACAAAATGTTATTTCCGATCGTCTCAGATATTTTGATATTGCCTCCATTTAGGGAGAGGCAAAGCTTGGTTCATGGAGGGATTGCACCTGTCATAGGGCGAGAGTAGTGTCTTTTTATGGATTATGGATTTTCTTGTTTCTAACTTCCTAGTATTAGTAAACTTCATAACCATTCTTCTTTATACTAGTGTTGGGGAGGTGGGTGAAATGGATGGTGGGTGGAATGGATAAGGAGACAGACAAAAAGGGAGATAATAAGGATGAAGTTGATTTCAGTTGTTGCTTTTAGATTTAGGATCCTAAAATTTATGTTTGAAGGGGATAAAACACACTCAATGGtacactaaataagctttattttagAATCACTTGCTTGTTGAGCATAAACATGAGCGGGAGAGAATAAACATGTTCCATTCGTTTCATagaaaaatttatagaaaaagaaacttatctaattttgactaaatttatagaaaaagaaACCTTTACAATATCAAATAAATGCACAAACAAAATCTCTCGCATGGTGACGATTCTAATCTGATACTATAGAGGTTTAtagcattttttttttgtaaacttGATCAGAACTGAAGAAATTTGATTTAGGACAAATCTAACTTACATTTTAGAAGACGGTGTTATATTGCAAAGCATCAATCCACGGTTATACAATCGGCAGTCAGACAGCATGTTACACGTGAATCGTGATCACGATGTGGCAAGGCTAATTGTTGCCCATCATATCTTATATGCCAGCCTGGCATTGCGCACATGCATGCATCGTACAATAAAGCGGCACAAAAGCTGTGTAACGATATTTAATTGGGGTCAGCATGCATGactattcggcctgttcgctggttggtttctgggttggtttgggctggctggtgctggtttattgtgagagaaaaacactgttggctggttggtttgggctgactgaaaccaacaagcgaacaggctgattgactGGTGGCGACCCTGCATGCATGATGTCTTCTTTGTTGTCTTGCCCCTGACGTGTTTTGCCTCGTTCCTCTCGTAGGCCGCGCAGCTCCTGGGGGCTTCGGCTCCTCATCTCGCGATACTATAGTAGGAGCTATTTCGGAAATCGAAGAAGAAAATGAACTGGGGAGAGCCGGAGCCGGTGACGCCATGCCAAAGAGAGCCGTAGTATTTACCTATTTTATAATTATTGCACCTTAAGTATCTAGTATAATCTGTTTTGTTAGCCTTCTTTGGCCGGAAACCTGCCTTCTCAGCATATGTACAGTATTTTATGTGCTTCATCCTCCGTTTTGAAGCATATACCCACTCTAGGAATCAAAGCTTGGTCCAAGTTTTCTTTctgttttaaaaaaataattctCATAACCATTTCAGAATTATATGCTTACCATTTACACTACTGAAACAAATAGCCTGTTTTTAAGATCTACTCAACTCAAATTACCGGCAAGGCCAATATTACACTTACATGGCTGTATTTATGCTCTTCGTCTGGTGTCACAATCACTGATGGGTCAACAGTTGAAGGCGGTGAGAACAAAGTTATGCTACGTCCTTCTTGACCTGAATGAGAATAAAGCTTAAAATGTACGAAGTTATACAAACCTTGAAATGGAATAACCAAGCACTAACTGCATCTGTATCTGTCACCTCTAAAAAAAGACTGCATATTATTATTGGGAGTGACTACCCATCACTCGGTTGATAGTTGATACAgttatcatccactttttgagcCAATCATAATTAAACACGTCATCGGTAGGATATATGTATATAAAACGACACAGAAACAATGATTGAAAAATATGATAAAATCAACCAGATTTTCTATGCAGAGCAATAAAAACTGATTGACAAGTAACAAAATAATCAAACCAGATTCTCCCTCTCTGCCCAAACGCAACTACTCACAGGAAAAGTCACGTGCCCTCTGTACACATCCAACCACTCCGATTCCTTTTGGCAAGCTAACCGAAACTTATCAACTTGGAggccaagaaaaaaaaaagaataaaaggaaGGAAGATAGAGCCAAAGATAAGAAAAGAAGTGCTATTTGCTGATCAGAAATGGACATTCTATAAGCAATGCTGTAAAGACAGATACTGCTGCTAAACACCAAAAGTTTAGAACCAGCACACACGTAGACCACTGACAAAAAATCATTGAACCGATTActgaaaaaaatcatgcaagcaaTAAAATAAATATTGATAGAATTAAAATTTTTAATAATTTATGGCTATCGAGCACCAATTTCTGAACCAGAGAATTGCAGTGTAATTGAAAGCTTGGGTATATGCAGGCTACTGAATCTGAATAACTTTGCAGTCAGAGATGGTTCCTTTCTTTTTCAGTCAAAAGGCACCAGAAACATAGTAGCCAACAGATACAGTGCTGGAAAATGATTTTTGAAGTACAACTGAACTGTCTATATTGCTATTATGGATTCTTGTTCACTGACAGAAAGGGAAGAGCGCTCTGGCTGCAAGAAGCCTAGAATAGAAACTTTTAGCATTACTCGCGGTACATATAACCTGAACTGAAGTTATCTGCTGAAGACAATGACGGAGCATAGTAACACAAGGAAACACTTGAAGTGGGTCCCAGATTAGCCTACTTTGGCAAAAATTTAAAAAATGTAACATGGAAAGATGAActcaatttaatcagaaaacactATTAATGGTTCATGAGCACCAATTAAAATGATGGCGCCAATATATGAAATAAAGTGAACATTTAGTGTGATAATACATATACATAAATTGAGATTCCCAATTCAGAGAAGACAACAAACAATTAACAGGAATCAATAGAATAGCATACTGAAAACCATGGAAATAACAGGATACTCACAATACAAAAAAACTGAAACACATATGAGGAACAAACTAAAAAAAGACATTTTAAATAACTGACAATCTCTAGATGACATTTTCAATAACTTTACTCTCTTtcaaaggatgcaaagtactagtTCGGTCTTGGTGTCTGCGGTTCACCAAGCCAGTGAAAATCCTAGAGACTGACAGCATCCATATATCCATGGCACCATATAATCAGCTTATTTACTTTGTAGTCTTTTACGGAACAAACAAGACCCTATCCAAGCAGGTCGTTCAAAAAAATCAAATGGAGACAGAGGTGATGGCCTCTGCAGTACTGCAATAAGCCTATTGTACGGAGACGCAATGTGCATGGGACACATCATGGCTCTATTAACTGAACTGAGATTCAGCAAAAAAGAACTGAAATGGTTCACACTTGTACAAACGAAAGCACAATCAACACACGCAGCAACGACAGAGGAGTTCGTGTGTGAAGAAAGGAAGCATGTTTGAGTTCTGGGCAAGTCAGCATTGGCATTTCTTCAGACACGTTGCTAAACGAAAAAAAACACCCCAACTGAAAAGTGACTGAGCAGCAGCTATCTACAGTTCTGAAAAACCAAACAGGCTGC harbors:
- the LOC136539815 gene encoding probable serine/threonine-protein kinase PBL15, with the protein product MPKPWRPVLASATKCCAAEDAAVAPDGLARCRPQQSELSRRLASFRRLSSLVNSPASSATTTTTMADKDGSVKQQQGGGEIAGPLQLHSFGLGELRGVTHDFSSSFLLGEGGFGAVYKGFVDAGMRPGLDAQPVAVKQLNAAGFQGHREWLAEVIFLGQFRHPHLVRLLGYCCEDEERLLVYEFMPRGSLENHLFRRISATLPWGTRLKVAIGAAKGLAFLHAANTPVIYRDFKASNILLDSDFTGKLSDFGLAKMGPEGEDTHVTTRVMGTHGYAAPEYVQTGHLNLKSDVYSFGVVLLELLTGRRAMEHVRGRTAHAEQQVKLVDWTRPYLSGGSRRLRCIMDQRLAGHYSVKGARAVAQLAVQCTAQQPRDRPRMVAVVEALEKLQGLKDMAVTVGLWPATAPIAGRNAISAKIRAEVKGAGAGSRRRSASSKLP